The Flavobacteriaceae bacterium 3519-10 genome includes a window with the following:
- a CDS encoding M23/M37 peptidase/aminotransferase, class III, with amino-acid sequence MTTFNDILQKQTAVKVIDASIDYKDYVAFDLSAQHTDELNLDLTDAEKFEEFVENHLSVNHAKVAFGGYLEKRNLYKRSTNFNDENSEERNIHIGLDLWIKAGTAVVSALDGTIHSFQNNTFFGDYGPTVIVEHEIECFTFYTLYGHLSLESLNGKKVGQPVKKGEKIAELGKPPVNGDYAPHLHFQIIKDIENKKGDYPGVCSISELDFYRENCPDPNLLLKIGN; translated from the coding sequence ATGACCACATTCAACGATATTCTCCAAAAACAAACCGCCGTAAAAGTGATTGACGCTTCAATTGATTACAAAGATTACGTCGCGTTCGATCTTTCAGCACAACATACAGACGAACTCAATTTAGACCTTACCGACGCAGAAAAATTTGAAGAGTTTGTTGAAAATCATCTTTCAGTAAATCATGCGAAAGTTGCGTTTGGCGGTTACCTCGAAAAGCGGAATCTTTATAAGAGGAGCACTAATTTTAATGATGAAAACTCAGAAGAACGTAATATTCATATCGGTTTGGATCTTTGGATCAAAGCCGGAACTGCCGTTGTGAGCGCTTTGGATGGGACAATACACAGTTTTCAAAACAATACCTTTTTCGGTGATTATGGCCCGACGGTCATTGTTGAGCACGAAATTGAATGTTTTACATTCTACACGTTATACGGTCATTTAAGTCTTGAAAGTCTGAACGGAAAAAAGGTAGGCCAACCCGTAAAAAAAGGGGAGAAGATCGCCGAACTCGGCAAACCGCCTGTGAACGGTGATTATGCGCCACATCTGCATTTCCAGATCATTAAAGATATCGAAAATAAAAAAGGCGATTATCCCGGAGTATGCAGTATCAGCGAACTGGATTTCTACCGTGAAAACTGTCCTGATCCAAATCTACTGCTGAAGATCGGCAATTGA
- a CDS encoding Beta-Ig-H3/fasciclin, translated as MKNILIMKNLLKLFAVALMFGFVMISCEESRDEMPNSGSIYDLASRDADLSNLKAAIDKAGLSTTLSATGTFTVFAPSNAAFTQFLSENGFASLNDVPAAALKEILLNHVLSDKVMAANVTTGYVSTMAKSSASSTRNLSMYINTASRVKINGISTVTQTDIAASNGVIHKVDKVIGLPTVVTHAMANPNFSILVSALTRNDMPNFAGILSGSASSPFTVFAPTNAAFTSLLTELTLPNLAAVPTAVLENALKYHVVAGANVASNDIVNNMTVTTFQGGTFKITTNGGVKITDANTRVANVIATDVQCSNGIIHVLDKVILP; from the coding sequence TTGAAAAACATCCTTATTATGAAAAATTTATTAAAACTGTTTGCCGTAGCTTTAATGTTCGGCTTCGTGATGATCTCCTGCGAAGAATCAAGGGACGAAATGCCAAACTCCGGCAGTATTTATGATCTTGCTTCGAGAGACGCAGATCTTTCGAACTTAAAAGCTGCTATCGATAAAGCAGGTTTAAGCACCACGCTGAGCGCCACCGGAACATTTACTGTATTCGCTCCTTCCAATGCCGCTTTCACGCAATTTCTGAGTGAGAATGGATTTGCAAGCCTAAATGACGTGCCCGCAGCTGCACTTAAAGAAATTTTGCTTAATCACGTGTTATCGGATAAAGTGATGGCAGCTAACGTAACTACGGGATATGTTTCTACAATGGCAAAGAGTAGTGCATCATCAACCAGAAACCTGAGTATGTACATCAACACGGCTTCAAGAGTAAAAATTAACGGAATTTCTACCGTAACGCAGACGGATATTGCTGCAAGCAACGGTGTTATTCACAAAGTTGATAAAGTAATCGGTTTGCCAACCGTTGTTACGCACGCTATGGCTAACCCTAATTTCAGCATCTTGGTAAGTGCGTTAACCAGAAACGATATGCCTAATTTTGCGGGAATATTAAGCGGTTCGGCAAGTTCACCGTTCACGGTTTTCGCTCCGACTAACGCCGCCTTCACCTCACTTCTTACCGAACTTACCTTACCTAATCTGGCTGCAGTACCAACCGCAGTTTTAGAAAATGCCCTAAAATATCATGTTGTTGCAGGCGCTAACGTGGCATCAAATGATATAGTGAATAATATGACGGTTACAACCTTCCAGGGTGGGACTTTCAAAATCACCACCAACGGAGGTGTAAAGATAACCGACGCGAATACCAGAGTTGCCAATGTAATTGCAACAGATGTGCAGTGCAGCAACGGAATCATCCATGTACTTGACAAAGTAATCTTACCCTAG
- a CDS encoding putative ferric aerobactin receptor, with amino-acid sequence MPKFFTEMNFKFSFLFLFAALFVTAQVGSLNINVYDEFSKKPLSAEARIVGANGSTYSGTGNISVAEIASGTYTLEISSAGYNPSFLNDINVVPNQNLTFTVGLTRAAAEIQEVTITRKTYKTTVESPLSLRNITSEEVQKNAGSNRDVSKAILSFPGVGSTATFRNDLFIRGGSSAENKFYIDGIEVPVINHFQTQGASGGPRGIITVDFIKDVDFYSGAFPAKRNGALSSLFEFNLKQARKDKLGYKAVIGLDDMQLMVDGPLSKDQSWSGLFSVRKSNLQLLFKAIDLPFLPSYYDATFKVSKKFGNGDELYFLGMGAKDSFKFNEDAEPTLNNLTLIDRIPSSPQWNYTVGTGYRHLAENGTWLFTWSRNMLDNQSLKYYRNIETPENLLFDYKSQESENKIRIDRDFSWADYQFSAGTNINFANYYNDSVLKNVTQNSVNFDRIESDLNLLQYGFYLQTAKKFFDNRLQLSAGIRLDASDYSDETTNPLEQFSPRFSLSYKLTDEFAVNFNSGIYYQLPAYTALGYAESGNLINKNTLRYIRNAHLVGGVEYNGKNNLRLTVEGYYKKYSNYPFSLRNQISLANIGGDFGVVGSEPLDSRGFGETYGIEFLAQKRTVNDFYGIMAYTFGYSQFSNAAGVLLPSSWDSRHILSVTAGKYFNRNWNVGARFRMQSGLPETPYDLQRSALVNIWNIANSPVQNYSLLNSARGNLSHQLDLRGEKKWIFKKWQLTAYVDLVNAYGSKSPSALPVVNLQRDGQNNGIIANPQAPQNEQVYLLETGEQDSSTPLPYFGLIFEF; translated from the coding sequence TTGCCTAAATTTTTTACCGAAATGAATTTTAAATTCTCCTTTCTTTTTTTATTCGCAGCTCTGTTCGTCACCGCACAGGTGGGAAGTCTGAATATAAACGTCTATGACGAGTTTTCTAAAAAACCCCTGTCAGCCGAGGCGCGCATCGTGGGAGCCAACGGCAGCACTTATTCCGGCACGGGCAACATTTCAGTTGCTGAAATTGCTTCCGGAACTTATACGTTAGAGATCAGTTCTGCGGGCTATAATCCGAGTTTTCTTAATGACATCAATGTAGTTCCGAATCAGAATCTAACCTTCACGGTGGGTTTAACAAGAGCCGCCGCCGAGATTCAGGAAGTTACGATTACACGGAAAACCTATAAAACTACCGTTGAAAGTCCGCTTTCTTTACGGAATATTACAAGCGAAGAAGTGCAAAAAAATGCGGGTTCTAACCGCGATGTCTCCAAAGCGATCCTTAGTTTTCCGGGTGTCGGAAGTACGGCTACGTTCCGGAACGACTTGTTTATTCGGGGCGGAAGTTCTGCTGAGAACAAATTTTATATTGATGGTATTGAGGTTCCGGTGATCAACCATTTCCAGACCCAGGGCGCAAGCGGCGGTCCGCGCGGAATTATTACGGTTGATTTTATTAAAGATGTCGATTTCTACAGCGGCGCTTTTCCCGCCAAAAGAAACGGCGCGCTTTCTTCGCTTTTCGAATTTAATCTTAAGCAGGCCCGAAAAGATAAACTGGGTTACAAAGCGGTGATCGGGCTTGACGATATGCAGTTAATGGTGGATGGTCCGCTTTCTAAAGACCAGTCGTGGAGCGGTTTGTTCAGTGTCAGAAAATCGAATCTGCAGTTGCTTTTCAAAGCCATCGACCTGCCGTTTCTGCCGAGTTATTATGACGCAACATTTAAAGTTTCGAAGAAATTCGGCAATGGCGACGAACTGTATTTCCTCGGGATGGGCGCCAAAGACAGCTTTAAATTTAATGAAGATGCCGAACCCACTTTAAATAATTTAACATTAATAGACCGTATTCCATCATCTCCGCAATGGAATTATACGGTGGGCACGGGCTACAGGCATCTTGCCGAAAACGGAACATGGCTTTTTACCTGGAGCCGGAATATGCTTGATAACCAGTCGCTGAAATATTACCGGAATATTGAAACCCCTGAAAATCTCCTTTTCGATTACAAATCGCAGGAGAGCGAAAACAAAATAAGGATCGACAGAGATTTCAGTTGGGCAGATTATCAGTTCAGTGCGGGAACTAACATCAATTTTGCAAATTATTATAATGATTCGGTTCTTAAAAATGTGACACAGAATTCTGTGAATTTCGACCGTATTGAATCCGATCTTAATTTGCTGCAATACGGGTTTTATCTTCAGACGGCTAAAAAGTTCTTCGACAACAGGTTGCAGCTTTCTGCCGGTATCCGTCTCGATGCAAGCGATTATTCGGATGAAACCACAAATCCACTTGAGCAGTTTTCGCCAAGATTCTCATTAAGTTATAAGCTCACAGACGAATTTGCAGTTAATTTCAACAGCGGAATTTATTATCAACTTCCGGCTTACACGGCATTAGGTTATGCTGAAAGTGGAAACCTTATCAATAAAAATACCCTTCGCTACATCAGAAATGCTCATTTAGTGGGCGGAGTGGAGTATAACGGGAAAAATAATCTAAGGCTCACCGTGGAGGGCTACTATAAAAAATACAGCAATTATCCGTTCTCGCTGCGTAACCAAATTTCTTTGGCCAATATTGGAGGAGATTTTGGCGTAGTAGGCAGCGAACCGCTCGATTCGCGGGGGTTCGGTGAAACGTATGGTATCGAATTTTTGGCTCAGAAAAGAACGGTTAACGATTTTTATGGCATCATGGCTTATACATTCGGATACTCGCAGTTTTCAAATGCTGCAGGTGTTCTTTTGCCGTCGAGCTGGGATTCGCGGCACATTCTTTCTGTAACCGCCGGAAAATATTTTAACAGAAACTGGAATGTGGGCGCAAGATTCCGCATGCAGTCCGGACTGCCGGAAACGCCGTACGACCTGCAGCGAAGCGCTTTGGTAAACATCTGGAATATCGCCAACTCGCCTGTTCAGAACTACAGCTTATTGAATTCGGCGCGCGGAAATCTTTCGCACCAATTGGATCTACGCGGCGAGAAAAAATGGATATTTAAGAAATGGCAGCTTACTGCTTATGTAGATCTTGTAAACGCCTATGGATCCAAAAGCCCAAGTGCGCTGCCGGTAGTAAACCTTCAGCGTGATGGACAGAATAACGGCATTATTGCAAACCCTCAAGCACCGCAAAATGAACAGGTTTATCTGCTTGAAACCGGTGAGCAGGACAGTTCGACACCTTTGCCGTATTTCGGATTAATATTCGAGTTTTAA
- a CDS encoding Urocanate hydratase gives MKNYLNRTMTFQEQIQQGIPSELPQPKPYGQNINHAPKRKEILTEEEKKLALKNALRYFEPKFHAELLPEFKDELEKYGRIYMYRFRPDYEMKARDIAEYPGKSEQAKAIMLMIQNNLDYAVAQHPHELITYGGNGAVFQNWAQYLLTMKYLSEMTDEQTLTMYSGHPMGLFPSHKDAPRVVVTNGMMIPNYSKPDDWEKFNALGVSQYGQMTAGSYMYIGPQGIVHGTTITVLNAFRKIKKSPIGGLFVTSGLGGMSGAQPKAGNIAGCITVCAEVNPKITKIRHEQKWIDEIYDQLDELVERVKVAKEKNETVSLAYLGNVVEVWEEFYEAQLTIDIGSDQTSLHNPWAGGYYPAGLTFEESNKMMAENPELFKEKVQESLRRHAAAINKHTEKGTYFFDYGNAFLLEASRAGADVLSENPTIGREFRYPSYVQDIMGPMCFDYGFGPFRWVCTSGKPEDLQKTDEIACQVLEEMIKNSPEEIQQQMKDNITWIKGAQENNLVVGSQARILYADAEGRMKIAEAFNKAIANGEIGAVVLGRDHHDVSGTDSPYRETSNIYDGSRFTADMAIQNVIGDSFRGATWVSIHNGGGVGWGEVINGGFGMLLDGSADADRRLKSMLFWDVNNGISRRSWARNEGAVFAIKRAMEAEPNLKVTLPNFVDEGLL, from the coding sequence TTGAAGAATTATTTAAACAGAACTATGACTTTCCAGGAACAGATACAGCAGGGAATTCCTTCCGAACTACCTCAGCCAAAACCATACGGACAAAACATCAATCACGCGCCGAAACGCAAAGAAATCCTTACCGAAGAAGAGAAAAAACTCGCTCTCAAAAACGCATTGCGCTATTTCGAACCAAAATTTCATGCAGAACTTTTACCGGAATTTAAAGATGAACTTGAAAAATACGGGCGAATCTATATGTACCGTTTCCGTCCGGATTATGAGATGAAAGCGAGAGATATTGCCGAATATCCCGGGAAATCCGAACAGGCAAAAGCCATTATGCTGATGATTCAGAACAATCTGGATTACGCGGTAGCGCAGCATCCTCACGAACTCATCACGTACGGCGGTAATGGTGCGGTGTTCCAGAACTGGGCGCAGTATCTGCTGACGATGAAATATCTGTCGGAAATGACGGACGAACAGACCTTAACCATGTATTCTGGCCATCCGATGGGGTTATTTCCGTCGCATAAAGATGCGCCGAGAGTAGTGGTGACGAACGGAATGATGATTCCGAATTATTCTAAACCCGACGACTGGGAAAAATTCAATGCGCTCGGCGTTTCGCAGTACGGACAGATGACGGCAGGATCTTATATGTACATCGGTCCGCAGGGAATTGTTCACGGAACTACAATTACCGTTCTGAATGCTTTTAGAAAAATCAAGAAATCGCCTATAGGCGGATTATTCGTTACTTCAGGTTTAGGTGGAATGTCCGGAGCGCAGCCAAAAGCCGGAAATATTGCAGGCTGCATCACGGTTTGCGCGGAAGTGAATCCTAAAATCACCAAAATACGTCACGAGCAGAAATGGATCGATGAAATTTATGATCAACTTGATGAGCTGGTAGAACGCGTAAAAGTTGCGAAAGAAAAAAATGAAACCGTTTCTCTGGCTTATCTCGGAAATGTGGTTGAAGTTTGGGAGGAATTTTACGAAGCTCAGCTCACCATCGACATTGGCTCTGACCAGACTTCACTGCACAATCCGTGGGCGGGTGGCTATTATCCGGCAGGTCTGACTTTCGAAGAATCGAATAAAATGATGGCCGAAAATCCAGAGCTGTTCAAAGAAAAGGTACAGGAAAGTTTAAGGCGACACGCTGCAGCCATCAATAAACATACTGAGAAAGGAACTTATTTTTTCGATTATGGAAATGCCTTTTTACTCGAAGCATCAAGAGCCGGCGCCGATGTACTGTCCGAAAACCCGACAATTGGAAGGGAGTTTAGATACCCAAGCTATGTGCAGGATATTATGGGCCCGATGTGTTTTGATTATGGTTTTGGCCCGTTCCGATGGGTTTGTACCAGCGGGAAGCCCGAAGATCTGCAGAAAACCGATGAAATTGCCTGCCAGGTTTTAGAGGAAATGATAAAAAATTCTCCCGAAGAAATTCAGCAGCAGATGAAAGATAACATCACGTGGATCAAAGGGGCTCAGGAAAACAATTTGGTCGTAGGTTCACAGGCGAGGATTTTATACGCCGACGCCGAAGGACGGATGAAAATCGCTGAAGCCTTCAATAAAGCCATCGCAAATGGAGAAATCGGGGCTGTGGTTTTAGGACGCGATCATCACGATGTTTCGGGAACTGATTCGCCGTACAGAGAAACTTCCAATATTTATGACGGCTCGAGATTTACAGCCGATATGGCGATCCAGAATGTAATTGGCGACAGTTTCCGTGGCGCGACGTGGGTTTCCATCCATAACGGTGGCGGTGTCGGCTGGGGCGAAGTGATCAACGGTGGTTTCGGCATGCTGCTAGATGGCAGCGCTGATGCTGACAGAAGATTAAAATCTATGCTGTTTTGGGATGTAAACAACGGCATTTCGCGCCGTAGCTGGGCAAGAAATGAAGGCGCTGTTTTCGCGATCAAAAGAGCGATGGAGGCAGAACCGAATTTGAAAGTGACGCTGCCGAATTTTGTGGATGAGGGTCTTCTTTAA